The following proteins are encoded in a genomic region of Lutra lutra chromosome 16, mLutLut1.2, whole genome shotgun sequence:
- the MNT gene encoding max-binding protein MNT isoform X2: MSIETLLEAARFLEWQAQQQQRAREEQERLRLEREREQEQKKASSLARLAHALPVEEPRIEAPPLPLSPPAPPPAPPPPLATPTPLTVIPIPVVTNSPQPLPPPPPLPPAAQPLPLAPRQPALVSTPGLSIKESAPLPTRPQVPNPTPLLPDSKTTLAPTGSPKPLQPLPTPILTIAPHPGVQPQLAPQQPPPPTLGTLKLAPAEEVKSSEQKKRPGGIGTREVHNKLEKNRRAHLKECFETLKRNIPNVDDKKTSNLSVLRTALRYIQSLKRKEKEYEHEMERLAREKIATQQRLTELKHELSQWMDVLEIDRVLRQTGQPEDDQASTSTASEGEDNIDEDMEEDQAGLGPPKLSHRPHPELPKPPPSAAPTPLPPHPHPHPQPVALSPVHLPGQQPPPPQKTPLPAPPPPAAAPAQTLVPAPAHLVAAAGGGSTVIAHTATTHASVIQTVNHVLQGPGGKHIAHIAPSAPSPAVQLAPATPPIGHITVHPATLNHVAHLGSQLPLYPQPVAVSQPVAVSHIAHTLSHQQVNGTAGLGPPATVMAKPAVGAQVVHHPQLVGQTVLNPVTMVTMPSFPVSTLKLA, from the exons ATGAGCATAGAGACGCTACTGGAGGCGGCCCGCTTCCTGGAATGGCAAGCGCAGCAACAACAGAGAGCACGTG AGGAGCAGGAGCGGCTTCGCTTGGAgcgggagagggagcaggagcagaagaAGGCCAGCAGCCTGGCCAGGCTGGCCCATGCCCTGCCGGTGGAGGAGCCCCGCATTGAAGCACCACCCCTACCTCTGTcccccccagcaccccctccagcacccccacccccacttgccacccccaccccactgactGTCATTCCTATTCCAGTAGTGACCAACTCtcctcagcccctgcccccacccccaccactgccacctGCAGCCCAGCCTTTACCTCTGGCACCTCGCCAGCCAGCCCTGGTTAGCACCCCTGGACTCAGCATTAAGGAGTCTGCTCCCTTGCCCACTAGGCCACAGGTGCCCAATCCCACTCCCCTGCTGCCAGACTCCAAGACCACCCTTGCGCCCACTGGCAGCCCCAAGCCTTtgcagcccctccccacacccatccTGACCATAGCACCTCACCCTGGAGTTCAGCCCCAGCTGGCCCCCCAGcagccacccccacccactcTTGGGACCCTGAAGTTGGCACCAGCGGAAGAAGTCAAATCCAGCGAACAGAAGAAGAGGCCTGGGGG GATCGGAACCAGAGAAGTACACAACAAATTGGAGAAGAACAG gAGGGCCCATCTGAAGGAATGCTTTGAGACCCTAAAGCGCAACATCCCCAACGTGGACGACAAGAAGACGTCGAATCTGAGTGTGCTGCGGACCGCGCTGCGGTACATCCAG TctctgaagaggaaggaaaaggaatacGAGCATGAGATGGAGCGGCTGGCGAGGGAGAAGATTGCTACCCAGCAGCGGCTGACAGAGCTCAAGCATGAGCTGAGCCAGTGGATGGACGTGCTGGAGATCGACCGTGTGCTCCGGCAGACTGGCCAGCCCGAGGACGACCAGGCCTCCACCTCCACGGCCTCTG AGGGTGAGGACAACATAGACGAGGATATGGAGGAGGACCAGGCTGGCCTGGGCCCACCTAAACTGAGTCATCGCCCCCACCCGGAGCTGCCGAAGCCCCCGCCCAGTGCTGCCCCCACACCTCTGCCTCCCcatccacacccccacccccagcctgtggCCCTGTCTCCCGTCCACCTGCCTGGGCAGCAGCCACCGCCACCACAGAAGACACCGctgccagcccctcctcccccagcggCTGCCCCTGCCCAGACGCTGGTGCCGGCTCCAGCCCATCTAGTGGCGGCAGCTGGCGGGGGCTCCACGGTCATCGCCCACACGGCCACCACCCACGCCTCAGTCATCCAGACTGTGAACCACGTTCTCCAGGGGCCAGGTGGCAAGCACATCGCCCACATCGCCCCCTcggcccccagccctgctgtgcAGCTGGCCCCCGCCACACCCCCCATCGGCCACATCACCGTGCACCCTGCCACCCTCAACCACGTGGCCCACCTTGGCTCCCAGCTGCCCCTGTATCCGCAGCCTGTGGCGGTGAGCCAGCCTGTGGCGGTGAGCCACATAGCCCACACCCTCTCACACCAGCAAGTGAATGGCACAGCTGGGCTGGGGCCCCCAGCCACTGTCATGGCGAAGCCAGCTGTGGGGGCTCAGGTGGTGCACCACCCCCAGCTGGTGGGCCAGACAGTGCTCAACCCTGTGACCATGGTCACCATGCCCTCCTTCCCAGTCAGCACGCTCAAGCTGGCTTGA
- the MNT gene encoding max-binding protein MNT isoform X1 has protein sequence MASAATTESTWCDTAWPFTWVPPGTREAYLPDTGREREQERLRLEREREQEQKKASSLARLAHALPVEEPRIEAPPLPLSPPAPPPAPPPPLATPTPLTVIPIPVVTNSPQPLPPPPPLPPAAQPLPLAPRQPALVSTPGLSIKESAPLPTRPQVPNPTPLLPDSKTTLAPTGSPKPLQPLPTPILTIAPHPGVQPQLAPQQPPPPTLGTLKLAPAEEVKSSEQKKRPGGIGTREVHNKLEKNRRAHLKECFETLKRNIPNVDDKKTSNLSVLRTALRYIQSLKRKEKEYEHEMERLAREKIATQQRLTELKHELSQWMDVLEIDRVLRQTGQPEDDQASTSTASEGEDNIDEDMEEDQAGLGPPKLSHRPHPELPKPPPSAAPTPLPPHPHPHPQPVALSPVHLPGQQPPPPQKTPLPAPPPPAAAPAQTLVPAPAHLVAAAGGGSTVIAHTATTHASVIQTVNHVLQGPGGKHIAHIAPSAPSPAVQLAPATPPIGHITVHPATLNHVAHLGSQLPLYPQPVAVSQPVAVSHIAHTLSHQQVNGTAGLGPPATVMAKPAVGAQVVHHPQLVGQTVLNPVTMVTMPSFPVSTLKLA, from the exons ATGGCAAGCGCAGCAACAACAGAGAGCACGTG GTGTGATACAGCTTGGCCATTCACCTGGGTCCCTCCTGGCACCCGAGAGGCATACCTGCCTGACACTGGAAGAGAGAGG GAGCAGGAGCGGCTTCGCTTGGAgcgggagagggagcaggagcagaagaAGGCCAGCAGCCTGGCCAGGCTGGCCCATGCCCTGCCGGTGGAGGAGCCCCGCATTGAAGCACCACCCCTACCTCTGTcccccccagcaccccctccagcacccccacccccacttgccacccccaccccactgactGTCATTCCTATTCCAGTAGTGACCAACTCtcctcagcccctgcccccacccccaccactgccacctGCAGCCCAGCCTTTACCTCTGGCACCTCGCCAGCCAGCCCTGGTTAGCACCCCTGGACTCAGCATTAAGGAGTCTGCTCCCTTGCCCACTAGGCCACAGGTGCCCAATCCCACTCCCCTGCTGCCAGACTCCAAGACCACCCTTGCGCCCACTGGCAGCCCCAAGCCTTtgcagcccctccccacacccatccTGACCATAGCACCTCACCCTGGAGTTCAGCCCCAGCTGGCCCCCCAGcagccacccccacccactcTTGGGACCCTGAAGTTGGCACCAGCGGAAGAAGTCAAATCCAGCGAACAGAAGAAGAGGCCTGGGGG GATCGGAACCAGAGAAGTACACAACAAATTGGAGAAGAACAG gAGGGCCCATCTGAAGGAATGCTTTGAGACCCTAAAGCGCAACATCCCCAACGTGGACGACAAGAAGACGTCGAATCTGAGTGTGCTGCGGACCGCGCTGCGGTACATCCAG TctctgaagaggaaggaaaaggaatacGAGCATGAGATGGAGCGGCTGGCGAGGGAGAAGATTGCTACCCAGCAGCGGCTGACAGAGCTCAAGCATGAGCTGAGCCAGTGGATGGACGTGCTGGAGATCGACCGTGTGCTCCGGCAGACTGGCCAGCCCGAGGACGACCAGGCCTCCACCTCCACGGCCTCTG AGGGTGAGGACAACATAGACGAGGATATGGAGGAGGACCAGGCTGGCCTGGGCCCACCTAAACTGAGTCATCGCCCCCACCCGGAGCTGCCGAAGCCCCCGCCCAGTGCTGCCCCCACACCTCTGCCTCCCcatccacacccccacccccagcctgtggCCCTGTCTCCCGTCCACCTGCCTGGGCAGCAGCCACCGCCACCACAGAAGACACCGctgccagcccctcctcccccagcggCTGCCCCTGCCCAGACGCTGGTGCCGGCTCCAGCCCATCTAGTGGCGGCAGCTGGCGGGGGCTCCACGGTCATCGCCCACACGGCCACCACCCACGCCTCAGTCATCCAGACTGTGAACCACGTTCTCCAGGGGCCAGGTGGCAAGCACATCGCCCACATCGCCCCCTcggcccccagccctgctgtgcAGCTGGCCCCCGCCACACCCCCCATCGGCCACATCACCGTGCACCCTGCCACCCTCAACCACGTGGCCCACCTTGGCTCCCAGCTGCCCCTGTATCCGCAGCCTGTGGCGGTGAGCCAGCCTGTGGCGGTGAGCCACATAGCCCACACCCTCTCACACCAGCAAGTGAATGGCACAGCTGGGCTGGGGCCCCCAGCCACTGTCATGGCGAAGCCAGCTGTGGGGGCTCAGGTGGTGCACCACCCCCAGCTGGTGGGCCAGACAGTGCTCAACCCTGTGACCATGGTCACCATGCCCTCCTTCCCAGTCAGCACGCTCAAGCTGGCTTGA